The following DNA comes from Miscanthus floridulus cultivar M001 chromosome 5, ASM1932011v1, whole genome shotgun sequence.
GGCCTGAAGTCAAAGTTCTCCAGCACAATCTTCAGAATCTCCTTGTCAGGGATCTTGCCTGTCCCATATGTGTCGATAAACACTGACAGCGGTTCAGGCACACCAATGGCATACGACACTTGGACAATGCAACGGCGGGCAAGACCACTGGCCACAATGCTCTTGGCCACCTGCCTTGCAATATAGGCTCCACTGCGGTCAACCTTGGTTGGGTCCTTGCCAGAGAAAGCACCACCACCGTGGGCACCCCAGCCTCCATAAGTGTCAATGATGATCTTCCTGCCAGTAAGACCTGCGTCACCATGAGGTCCACCAATGACAAAGCGACCTGATGGATTGAGATGGAAAATGGTCTTCTCATCAAGGTACTGCTCTGGAATGACAGGCTTAATGACATGTTCCTTCAGATCAGCAGCAATTTCATCATTGGTAACAGTCTCGTCATGCTGGGTAGAGATGAGCACAGTGTGGACACGAATAGGGACCACGGCACCATTGTCGTTATGGTACTCAACAGTCACCTGGGTCTTCCCATCAGGCCTCAGCCATGGGCAGGTCCCATTCTTGCGGACCTCGGTTAGGCGAGCACCAAGCTTGGTTGCAAGAACATGGCTCAGGGGCATCATTTCAGGGGTCTCGTCAGTTGCATATCCAAACATGTGCCCCTGGTCGCCAGCACCAATCTCCTCAGGACGCTTGGTGAAGTGACCATGAACACCCTGTGCAATATCAGGTGACTGCTGTTCAATGTTGACAAGCACCTTGCAGTGGTCAGCATCCAGCCCTACATCATTGGACACAAAGCCAATCCCACGGCAAGTATCCCTGACAATCTTCTCATAGTCAACATTGGCTTTGGTAGTGATCTCACCAAAGACCATGACCATGTTAGTCTTGGTGCAGGTCTCACAAGCAACCTTGCTGTCAGGGTCTTCAGCGAGGCATGCATCAAGCACTGCATCAGATATCTGGTCACAGAGCTTATCAGGATGGC
Coding sequences within:
- the LOC136452065 gene encoding S-adenosylmethionine synthase 4 isoform X3, which gives rise to MLCRSTKMAELDTFLFTSESVNEGHPDKLCDQISDAVLDACLAEDPDSKVACETCTKTNMVMVFGEITTKANVDYEKIVRDTCRGIGFVSNDVGLDADHCKVLVNIEQQSPDIAQGVHGHFTKRPEEIGAGDQGHMFGYATDETPEMMPLSHVLATKLGARLTEVRKNGTCPWLRPDGKTQVTVEYHNDNGAVVPIRVHTVLISTQHDETVTNDEIAADLKEHVIKPVIPEQYLDEKTIFHLNPSGRFVIGGPHGDAGLTGRKIIIDTYGGWGAHGGGAFSGKDPTKVDRSGAYIARQVAKSIVASGLARRCIVQVSYAIGVPEPLSVFIDTYGTGKIPDKEILKIVLENFDFRPGMIIIDLDLKRGGNGRYLKTAAYGHFGRDDPDFTWELVKPLKWENPSA
- the LOC136452065 gene encoding S-adenosylmethionine synthase 4 isoform X2; translation: MSFLLRRSGHRSTKMAELDTFLFTSESVNEGHPDKLCDQISDAVLDACLAEDPDSKVACETCTKTNMVMVFGEITTKANVDYEKIVRDTCRGIGFVSNDVGLDADHCKVLVNIEQQSPDIAQGVHGHFTKRPEEIGAGDQGHMFGYATDETPEMMPLSHVLATKLGARLTEVRKNGTCPWLRPDGKTQVTVEYHNDNGAVVPIRVHTVLISTQHDETVTNDEIAADLKEHVIKPVIPEQYLDEKTIFHLNPSGRFVIGGPHGDAGLTGRKIIIDTYGGWGAHGGGAFSGKDPTKVDRSGAYIARQVAKSIVASGLARRCIVQVSYAIGVPEPLSVFIDTYGTGKIPDKEILKIVLENFDFRPGMIIIDLDLKRGGNGRYLKTAAYGHFGRDDPDFTWELVKPLKWENPSA
- the LOC136452065 gene encoding S-adenosylmethionine synthase 4 isoform X1, which gives rise to MVFASTSTITPLCVGRHSGSDLLLLLRRFRSSSAVPFLSSPRIAAAAAAAAKLRSTKMAELDTFLFTSESVNEGHPDKLCDQISDAVLDACLAEDPDSKVACETCTKTNMVMVFGEITTKANVDYEKIVRDTCRGIGFVSNDVGLDADHCKVLVNIEQQSPDIAQGVHGHFTKRPEEIGAGDQGHMFGYATDETPEMMPLSHVLATKLGARLTEVRKNGTCPWLRPDGKTQVTVEYHNDNGAVVPIRVHTVLISTQHDETVTNDEIAADLKEHVIKPVIPEQYLDEKTIFHLNPSGRFVIGGPHGDAGLTGRKIIIDTYGGWGAHGGGAFSGKDPTKVDRSGAYIARQVAKSIVASGLARRCIVQVSYAIGVPEPLSVFIDTYGTGKIPDKEILKIVLENFDFRPGMIIIDLDLKRGGNGRYLKTAAYGHFGRDDPDFTWELVKPLKWENPSA